In Thalassoglobus sp. JC818, a single window of DNA contains:
- a CDS encoding DUF2238 domain-containing protein, with the protein MRGLLSNEKTILLVTMLYIAPALWNSFASGKMEFVIYVGVMGVLLGPVLWLHHQVRLHPLALWGLSLWGFAHMCGGLVHVPESWPTEGTSSVLYNLWLIPHRLKYDQLVHAYGFGLTTWICWQALKAAFQKSGVSVSPTFGLLTLCAAAGMGFGALNEVVEFAATLLVPETNVGGYINTGWDLVSNLVGCLIAAVLISLFDRRSQVRPS; encoded by the coding sequence ATGAGAGGGCTGCTGTCGAACGAAAAAACGATTCTGTTGGTGACGATGTTGTACATCGCTCCCGCACTGTGGAATTCCTTTGCATCAGGCAAAATGGAATTCGTGATTTATGTCGGCGTGATGGGTGTGCTGTTGGGACCGGTGCTGTGGCTTCATCATCAAGTTCGGCTCCATCCGCTCGCGTTGTGGGGACTCTCGCTGTGGGGATTCGCACACATGTGCGGTGGGCTCGTTCATGTGCCGGAGTCGTGGCCGACGGAAGGGACATCCTCGGTCTTGTACAACTTGTGGTTGATTCCGCATCGGCTGAAGTATGACCAGTTGGTGCACGCATACGGCTTCGGGTTGACGACTTGGATCTGCTGGCAAGCATTGAAGGCGGCGTTTCAAAAATCGGGTGTGAGCGTTTCACCAACCTTTGGATTGCTGACACTTTGCGCAGCGGCCGGGATGGGATTTGGAGCACTCAATGAAGTTGTCGAATTTGCAGCGACGTTGCTTGTCCCAGAAACCAACGTCGGAGGTTATATCAACACCGGATGGGATCTTGTCTCGAATCTTGTCG
- the thpR gene encoding RNA 2',3'-cyclic phosphodiesterase: MSRTIRSFIAIPIEPTEQLSRFLGSLRKIQGTVRTNRPEMLHFTIAFLGETKDHQIASVCEVMNQIAQQTHEQQLTLSGVGSFPNPKRPRVVWVGCHPQQPMISLADRLTGALETVGFPREGRRFTPHLTVARVNGKPPETLTELIDTHRDHAYGEFLFDRMVYYRSELSRSGSKYTILQVSVFSGDPDDEVIR, from the coding sequence ATGTCCCGGACGATTCGTTCGTTTATTGCGATCCCCATCGAACCGACTGAGCAATTAAGTCGGTTCCTTGGATCGCTTCGCAAGATTCAAGGTACGGTACGAACGAACCGTCCGGAAATGCTTCACTTCACCATCGCGTTTCTGGGTGAAACCAAAGATCATCAAATCGCTTCTGTCTGCGAGGTGATGAATCAGATTGCACAGCAAACACACGAACAACAGCTCACGCTTTCGGGGGTTGGATCTTTTCCGAATCCCAAGCGGCCGCGAGTCGTTTGGGTAGGATGCCATCCGCAGCAGCCAATGATTTCTTTGGCAGATCGACTGACGGGTGCGCTCGAAACGGTCGGGTTTCCGAGAGAAGGAAGACGTTTCACTCCCCACCTCACCGTCGCGCGCGTCAACGGAAAACCACCGGAAACTCTGACGGAACTGATCGACACACATCGCGATCACGCGTACGGAGAGTTTCTATTCGATCGCATGGTGTACTATCGATCGGAACTTTCGCGATCGGGATCGAAGTACACAATCCTTCAGGTATCTGTATTCTCAGGCGATCCCGACGATGAGGTGATCCGATGA
- a CDS encoding Gfo/Idh/MocA family oxidoreductase produces MTESVNRRSFLKTSGAMAAGTSAIVGLAAKNAPAQSPNQNIRIGFIGPGGRGFGAHVKSLAKLKNEGANIELVAVAEVFSVQREKVADYIKEQNGNTPTQYVDYQEMLEKENLDAVSIATPDHWHHKQVLDALAAGLHVYCEKPMTKNVEEALDVVEKWEASGKVMQVGVQGTSQPVWNHARELLNDGKLGKVMMFQTEYFRNSAQGQWRYYELKKDMTPKNIDWQRWLGVEEGLAEDRPFDREVYKQWRRFWPFGSGMYTDLFVHRVTMMLKATGLRYPGRVVGAGGLYLEYDGRGVPDVATVAADYPEGVHGLVSSTMCNQESRIDQCIRGHFGSFIFNGDKIQYIPERPQVTRDSSLAEETIQTEPIDDQTYEHFKNWVAAMNSGNPLDCNNPPDLGAAAVTTVILGAQSYRNGVCYYFDPKTGPVNAFEAHQKGKSWAGQWEKISEERGKPKHIPGWTAGDYGSTLEEPSYMKLAGPWKDGQPPA; encoded by the coding sequence ATGACAGAATCAGTCAACCGCCGCAGTTTTTTGAAAACCTCGGGAGCCATGGCCGCCGGGACGAGTGCGATCGTTGGGCTCGCTGCGAAAAACGCACCTGCCCAATCTCCCAACCAGAACATCCGCATCGGGTTTATTGGACCGGGTGGTCGAGGGTTTGGCGCACACGTCAAGTCGCTGGCAAAGCTGAAGAACGAAGGGGCCAATATCGAACTCGTCGCGGTAGCTGAAGTCTTCTCTGTGCAGCGAGAGAAAGTTGCCGACTACATCAAAGAGCAAAACGGCAACACTCCCACTCAATACGTGGACTATCAAGAGATGCTCGAGAAAGAGAATCTCGATGCTGTTTCGATTGCCACGCCGGATCACTGGCACCACAAACAGGTTCTCGATGCACTCGCCGCTGGACTGCACGTCTACTGCGAAAAACCGATGACGAAGAATGTCGAGGAAGCTCTCGATGTCGTCGAGAAGTGGGAAGCTTCTGGCAAAGTCATGCAGGTTGGGGTGCAGGGAACGTCTCAACCGGTTTGGAATCACGCCCGCGAACTCCTGAACGACGGGAAACTCGGAAAGGTGATGATGTTCCAGACCGAGTACTTCCGAAACTCGGCTCAGGGGCAGTGGCGTTATTACGAACTCAAGAAGGACATGACTCCGAAGAATATCGACTGGCAGAGATGGCTGGGAGTCGAAGAAGGTCTCGCTGAAGATCGACCATTCGATCGAGAAGTGTACAAGCAATGGCGTCGCTTCTGGCCGTTCGGTTCCGGGATGTACACCGACCTGTTCGTCCACCGTGTCACGATGATGCTCAAAGCAACCGGATTGCGATATCCCGGTCGAGTCGTTGGAGCGGGTGGATTGTACCTTGAGTATGATGGTCGCGGAGTCCCCGATGTCGCCACTGTCGCGGCGGATTATCCCGAAGGTGTGCACGGTCTTGTTTCGTCGACGATGTGCAACCAGGAGTCGCGAATCGATCAATGTATTCGCGGACACTTTGGCTCGTTCATCTTCAACGGGGATAAAATCCAATACATCCCCGAGCGACCTCAAGTTACTCGCGACAGTTCCCTCGCTGAGGAAACGATTCAGACCGAACCGATTGATGACCAGACTTACGAGCACTTCAAGAACTGGGTTGCAGCAATGAACTCAGGCAATCCTCTTGATTGCAACAACCCGCCGGATCTCGGAGCAGCAGCAGTGACAACCGTCATTCTCGGTGCACAGAGTTATCGAAATGGTGTCTGTTACTACTTCGATCCGAAGACAGGTCCCGTCAACGCGTTCGAAGCCCATCAGAAAGGCAAGTCCTGGGCGGGGCAGTGGGAGAAGATCTCGGAAGAGCGCGGGAAGCCGAAGCACATTCCCGGATGGACTGCCGGTGATTACGGAAGTACTCTCGAAGAGCCTTCCTATATGAAGCTTGCTGGCCCGTGGAAAGATGGTCAGCCACCCGCCTGA
- a CDS encoding tRNA (cytidine(34)-2'-O)-methyltransferase produces MPKLDEPSLHVVLHSPEIPPNTGNIGRTCVAVGAKLWLVKPIGYSLEDKYLRRAGLDYWQYLDFEIVEDWDHLLEKLGPDRNYWYLTKFGEKVFWDAEFNSQDVLVFGSESKGLPEEIRTANSDHCLRLPMRSEVRSLNLASAATAVIYEAMRQLGGVE; encoded by the coding sequence ATGCCTAAGCTTGATGAACCTTCGCTCCACGTTGTTTTACATTCTCCAGAAATTCCACCGAATACGGGAAACATTGGTCGAACCTGCGTCGCGGTGGGAGCAAAATTGTGGTTGGTCAAACCGATTGGCTATTCTCTCGAAGATAAGTATTTGCGTCGGGCCGGACTGGACTACTGGCAGTACCTCGACTTTGAAATCGTCGAAGACTGGGACCATCTTTTGGAAAAACTCGGTCCCGATCGAAATTACTGGTACTTGACAAAATTTGGGGAAAAAGTCTTCTGGGACGCCGAATTCAACTCGCAAGATGTGCTTGTCTTCGGGAGCGAAAGCAAAGGTCTCCCGGAAGAAATTCGGACAGCCAACTCCGACCACTGTCTCAGACTTCCGATGCGAAGTGAGGTCAGAAGCCTCAATCTTGCCAGTGCTGCCACAGCGGTAATTTACGAAGCAATGCGTCAACTCGGCGGAGTGGAGTAA
- a CDS encoding pilus assembly protein TadG-related protein, which translates to MNSRAVFKVLKSNRADDSNRSGIITFWMIVSIPIFLIALAVVLEVGNLWAARIQLKNALESAAMAAVKTWGDAGAGDTAFPRQVGNNFSSANIINGRPVDLTEVDPSLNYSAGTGLFQNDECDGVFVFGSIRDDGQRFQFDTCQPAGCGSAYSLVLDVTAEGEIDGDNDWGISFQPGNGNNSSLSIHRVTYELPNVYRARNGQVTNPVFDFTGESPTVSPSMQDNQPSNRVRCGSGDIDCDLNQNGPQGPLGTSQADIFGVNPNQVSFLIGVQTGDDPSGGRRECSRSGRDVTGQTHPSYRSKTLTLEFCDPGSNSGCNPFTLGDRIRFQAPVRDRGQGQGQAPVTIEADDIGRMGVQVTVCFHDGTFVRGTFVDTFSPEYGPNACPCTDVEFASWGNCQIPRQGMIIHPTRIPDLPCSRSLYENNDEQSIVQLGGGSSGGGGFPAVRVQARYEVPSLCSQLCGLTIGPFFATACADAYYDCRTGKVRLYHLETSRFGCRENCP; encoded by the coding sequence ATGAACTCACGAGCAGTCTTCAAGGTTCTGAAAAGCAATCGTGCGGATGATTCGAATCGATCCGGAATCATCACGTTCTGGATGATTGTTTCGATTCCGATCTTTCTGATTGCACTCGCGGTCGTTCTGGAAGTCGGAAATCTGTGGGCAGCCCGCATTCAATTGAAGAATGCACTTGAGTCAGCCGCCATGGCTGCGGTGAAGACATGGGGCGATGCAGGGGCAGGGGACACAGCATTTCCTCGGCAAGTCGGGAACAATTTTTCGTCTGCGAACATCATCAACGGTCGACCAGTGGACCTAACTGAAGTTGATCCTTCACTCAACTATTCCGCCGGTACGGGATTGTTTCAGAACGATGAATGCGATGGAGTGTTCGTCTTCGGAAGCATCCGGGATGATGGCCAACGTTTTCAATTCGACACCTGCCAACCTGCCGGGTGCGGCTCCGCTTACAGCCTTGTGCTCGACGTAACTGCCGAAGGTGAAATCGACGGAGACAACGATTGGGGGATTTCTTTTCAGCCCGGAAATGGAAACAACTCGTCGCTTTCAATTCACCGAGTGACTTACGAACTGCCGAACGTTTATCGCGCTCGCAACGGACAGGTGACCAATCCTGTTTTTGACTTTACGGGGGAATCGCCGACTGTTTCTCCCAGCATGCAAGACAATCAGCCCAGCAATCGCGTTCGATGTGGATCAGGTGACATTGACTGTGATCTCAATCAAAATGGTCCACAGGGTCCGCTTGGAACTTCGCAGGCAGACATCTTCGGAGTGAATCCTAATCAGGTCTCGTTTTTGATTGGTGTTCAGACCGGAGATGACCCCTCCGGTGGAAGACGCGAATGCTCTCGTAGCGGCCGTGATGTTACCGGACAAACGCATCCATCGTATCGATCCAAGACTCTGACTCTGGAATTCTGTGATCCGGGATCAAACTCGGGTTGCAACCCATTTACTCTTGGAGATCGAATTCGTTTTCAAGCCCCGGTACGAGACCGCGGTCAAGGACAGGGGCAGGCTCCAGTGACCATTGAAGCGGATGACATCGGACGGATGGGCGTTCAGGTCACCGTTTGTTTTCACGATGGAACCTTCGTGCGCGGCACCTTCGTCGATACCTTCTCACCTGAGTACGGCCCGAATGCCTGCCCGTGTACAGATGTGGAATTCGCAAGCTGGGGTAACTGTCAGATTCCCCGGCAGGGAATGATCATCCACCCGACAAGAATTCCCGACCTTCCCTGTTCTCGCAGCCTTTACGAGAACAATGATGAACAGTCGATTGTCCAGCTCGGTGGTGGTTCCAGCGGAGGAGGAGGATTCCCGGCGGTGCGTGTTCAAGCTCGTTATGAAGTTCCGAGTCTGTGCTCACAATTATGCGGACTGACGATCGGACCGTTCTTTGCGACCGCCTGTGCAGATGCCTATTACGATTGCCGCACCGGAAAAGTTCGACTCTACCATCTGGAGACATCAAGATTCGGCTGCCGCGAAAACTGCCCGTAA